In the Populus trichocarpa isolate Nisqually-1 chromosome 1, P.trichocarpa_v4.1, whole genome shotgun sequence genome, one interval contains:
- the LOC18095560 gene encoding uncharacterized protein LOC18095560: MEENHHQKTSSREYIFSFPSTPGTLDQDSDFEFGCLTPDSPSCDPNKNSPADHLFFNGRLLPHSFPVLRKQQPTTMLLIDNIYRATSRASSVSCKDSLMSSRSNSTNSSRSSVSSARTSSSDNSERRRLYNNITSTKTPLASKVVMAQLYGSSQRWQHIMPVPTAVLKREDSRRKSGGILVKEGLISNKKQVKKGKRERSGLWRRFFMSFLVACRECHAMEPSTRDDMLQENIKL; encoded by the coding sequence ATGGAAGAAAACCACCACCAAAAGACTAGCTCTAGAGAATACATCTTCTCGTTTCCTAGCACTCCAGGTACTCTAGATCAAGATTCTGATTTCGAATTCGGTTGTTTAACGCCGGATTCTCCCTCTTGTGATCCAAACAAGAACTCACCAGCTGATCATCTTTTTTTCAATGGCCGCCTGTTGCCTCATTCTTTTCCTGTACTTCGAAAACAACAACCAACAACTATGCTACTTATTGATAACATATATCGTGCAACTAGCAGAGCAAGCAGTGTCAGCTGCAAGGATTCCCTCATGTCATCAAGAAGTAATAGTACTAATAGTAGTAGAAGCAGTGTTAGCAGCGCAAGAACAAGCTCAAGTGACAACTCAGAGAGGAGAAGATTGTATAATAATATTACTAGTACCAAAACACCCTTGGCTAGTAAAGTTGTTATGGCACAATTATACGGATCTTCTCAAAGGTGGCAACATATCATGCCTGTGCCAACTGCAGTTCTGAAACGTGAGGATTCAAGAAGGAAAAGTGGTGGGATTTTGGTTAAAGAAGGGTTGATCAGCAACAAGAAACAAGTCAAGAAAGGGAAAAGAGAGAGGTCTGGGCTCTGGAGGAgatttttcatgtcatttttGGTGGCGTGTAGAGAATGCCATGCCATGGAACCATCCACAAGGGATGATATGTTGCAAGAGAACATCAAGTTATGA